AACTTGGCTAGGGTTGCCCCTTTACTTGAACTGTACTTTTCAAACCATGAGATGAATATAAAGTGTGACAAATGTGAGACttaatataatatcaaataagaACCAATAAATAGCAACTTCTGAGACACAGAGAACTTCAAACTGGATTGAACAGAAATAGTTAAATGAATTCAAAACCAATACTTATGATAACAAAGACAAGTACTGTCATAGATTGACAAGAAGCATAATGCATGACAAACTAAGTTTAGTTGTGTAGGATCTCAATGGCAAAGATGAAATTATGCtaaaacaaatcaaacacaaaatgaataataaaaaatcatacTCAATTTCAAACAAGACTAGTACGAAATTGAATACCTGCTTAACGATTTTGGAGACCAAGGAGAAGGTTGTTGCCTTTAGGAAGGTACTGAACATTAGGAGTCTTGGCCAAGGTGGATGCGATCTCCTTCGAGGCCTCGATCCTCCTGAGCTCTATTAAACCCATGCCGGCAGCAGAAGTAGCATCTGAAATGAGTTTAGCAGACTCACTCTCACCTTCCGCTCGAATAATTGCGGCTCTCCGCTCTTGTTCAGCCTTCATCACAACAAACTTGGACCGCTCCGCTTCCTGCTGAGCAACCTGCTTTTGTTCAACGGCTTTGGAGAACTCCGCACCATAAGACAAATGCGTTATAGCGACATCATCGAGCACAATGTCAAAATCCTCAGCTCGGCGAATCAAGCTCTCCCGAACCAAAGCAGACACGTGGGGGCGCTCCGTCAGTAGCTGATCGGCATTAAACTGAGCGACCACGGATTTAAGAACCTCGTTGCCGATCGAGGGAAGCACCTTCTCGTCATACTCTAACCCCAATGTCTTGAAAATATTAGCGAGATGGCCGACCTCGGGGCGGGATAGGACCCGGAGGGTGAGATTAACCATCTGCAAATCCTTTGTTCCAGAGATTGACGAGAAAGTGTGTGGCCTTGTGCGGATATCAAAGATGAACGGCTTCTGTAGCCACGGGACCAGAAAGTGTGTCCCCTCGCCGACAGTCTCGTCGATCACACCACGGAACCGATCAAAAAGCACGGCGCGTTGGCCGCCGTCGACAGTGTACATCGCGGAATTAAGCACCGTCGCGCCAACTCCGAAGCCGAAAGCGGCCCGAGCAATGCTGGTGAGAAATGAAACCGCTTGTTGGCTACCCATGATTGAGAACGAAAGTAGAAATCGGAGATTTAGGTAGGGTTTTAGCTCTGCAACGTCGATGGGGTAAAATGAGGTGTATTTGAGCCGGAATGGAT
This portion of the Ipomoea triloba cultivar NCNSP0323 chromosome 5, ASM357664v1 genome encodes:
- the LOC116019868 gene encoding prohibitin-3, mitochondrial-like, which encodes MGSQQAVSFLTSIARAAFGFGVGATVLNSAMYTVDGGQRAVLFDRFRGVIDETVGEGTHFLVPWLQKPFIFDIRTRPHTFSSISGTKDLQMVNLTLRVLSRPEVGHLANIFKTLGLEYDEKVLPSIGNEVLKSVVAQFNADQLLTERPHVSALVRESLIRRAEDFDIVLDDVAITHLSYGAEFSKAVEQKQVAQQEAERSKFVVMKAEQERRAAIIRAEGESESAKLISDATSAAGMGLIELRRIEASKEIASTLAKTPNVQYLPKGNNLLLGLQNR